aaagaataaaaaatctaaacttgATAGATTTGATGAGGTTGAGGATTCTGATGAAGAAGTAGAAGATGGCGAGTATAATAGTGATTGTAATGATACCTTCACAGTTTTGGAatcttttgataaaaattgtatCAATAGAGAAGAAGTAAGGAGAGTTGAAGTGGAGGAAGATGAACTTAGACACCCTTTAGTGAGAGAAGTTTGTAGGTTGATTGAACTGAGGTCAGCTTGGAGCCCAAAGCATGAAGAGGAATTGAGACACCGGTTACGAAGCCTCAAGTCTCAGCATGTTTGTGCTGTTTTGCGCTCTCAGACTGATGAACGTGTTGCTTTGAAGTTTTTCTACTGGGCTGACAGGCAATGGCGTTATCGGCATGATACAATAGTTTATTATGTAATGCTTGAAGTCCTCAGTAAGACAAAGTTGTGTCAGGGTGCTAAGCGGGTTCTCCGGCTTATGATACGTAGGGGAATCAACTGCCGGCCTGAAGTGTTTAGTTATGTAATGGTGTCTTACAGTCGGGCAGGCAAGTTGAGAAATGCAATGCAGATATTGACTATGATGCAAAAGGCTGGCGTCAAACCTGACTTATTGATATGTAACACTGCAATTCATGTTTTGGTGGTGGGAAACAAGTTGGAGAAGGCATTGAGGTTTGTGAAAAGGATGCAACTTGTTGGCATTACACCTAATGTTGTCACTTACAACAGTTTGATCAAGGGATGTTGTAATTTGCAATGCATTGAGGATGCCCTGGAGCTGATCGCTGAAATGCCTCATAAAGGATGTTCTCCAGATAGAGTTAGTTACTTTACTGTAATGGGTTTTCTATGCAAGGagaaaagaattaaagaagTGAGAAACTTAATGGAGCAGATGGTGACAGATGGAAATTTGTTACACGATCAGGTTACTTATGAAACTCTTATCCATATGCTCTCAAAGCATGGCCATGGTGATGAGGCTCTTAAATTTCTGAAAGAGGCTGAAGATAAGGGATTTCAGGTTGATAAAGTAGCATATAGCGCTATTATTCACTCTTTTTGTAAGGACGGAAGAATACAGGAGGCAAAAGAACTGGTGAATCAAATGTTTCAAAAGGGTTGTATGCCTGATGTAGTTACTTACACTGCTGTTGTTAATGGATTTTGTCGGGTGGGAAAATTGGACCTAGCCAGAAAGATGCTTCAGCAAATGTACAAGCATGGCTGCAAACCAAACACTGTGTCATATACTGCCTTATTAAATGGGCTTTGTCGTAATGGAAAATCATTAGAAGCTAGAGAGATGATTAACATGAGTGAGGAAGAATGGTGGACTCCTAATGCCATCACTTATAGTGTTGTGATGCATGGGCTGCGGAGGGAAAGGAAACTATCTGAGGCTTGTGATGTGGTGAGAGAGATGATTAAAAAGGACTTTTTTCCAACACCAGTTGAAATTAACTTATTAATTCAGTCTCTTTGTCAAGAGGGAAAAATCAATGAGGCTAAAAAGTTCATGGAGGAATGCCTAAACAAGGGATGTGCTGTTAATGTAGTGAACTTTACTACTGTGATTCACGGATTTTGTCAGAATGATGACTTGGATGCTGCTCTTTCATTGCTGGATGACATGTATTTGAGCAACAAACATCCTGATGCAGTCACTTATACGATGATTATTGATGCTTTGGGGAGAAAAGGTAGAATAGAAGAGGCAAGTGAACTTAGTAACCAAATGCTTCGAAAGGGTTTGGTTCCAACAGCTGTTACATACAGGACAATTATCCATTGGTATTGTCAGATGGGTAGAGTGGAAGATTTGTTACAATTGCTAGAGAAGATGCTTTCAAGACAAAAGTGTAGAACAGCTTATAATCAAGTTATCGAGAAGCTATGtaattttggaaatttggaAGAGGCTGATAAACTCTTGAGTAAGGTCTTAAGAACTGCTTCAAAAGTTGATGCTAGGACATGCCAGGTGCTTATG
This genomic interval from Mangifera indica cultivar Alphonso unplaced genomic scaffold, CATAS_Mindica_2.1 Un_0097, whole genome shotgun sequence contains the following:
- the LOC123207736 gene encoding pentatricopeptide repeat-containing protein At5g41170, mitochondrial-like; this translates as MWPASLRPRCLLSYPLHSPSLRVISLLATFLERLVSASASSHQPCCTTAILSRNLTFDSSSGFNFNTHFVEGSDLGENIDRYDKDSGDSSFFGSHYGDVEKNKKSKLDRFDEVEDSDEEVEDGEYNSDCNDTFTVLESFDKNCINREEVRRVEVEEDELRHPLVREVCRLIELRSAWSPKHEEELRHRLRSLKSQHVCAVLRSQTDERVALKFFYWADRQWRYRHDTIVYYVMLEVLSKTKLCQGAKRVLRLMIRRGINCRPEVFSYVMVSYSRAGKLRNAMQILTMMQKAGVKPDLLICNTAIHVLVVGNKLEKALRFVKRMQLVGITPNVVTYNSLIKGCCNLQCIEDALELIAEMPHKGCSPDRVSYFTVMGFLCKEKRIKEVRNLMEQMVTDGNLLHDQVTYETLIHMLSKHGHGDEALKFLKEAEDKGFQVDKVAYSAIIHSFCKDGRIQEAKELVNQMFQKGCMPDVVTYTAVVNGFCRVGKLDLARKMLQQMYKHGCKPNTVSYTALLNGLCRNGKSLEAREMINMSEEEWWTPNAITYSVVMHGLRRERKLSEACDVVREMIKKDFFPTPVEINLLIQSLCQEGKINEAKKFMEECLNKGCAVNVVNFTTVIHGFCQNDDLDAALSLLDDMYLSNKHPDAVTYTMIIDALGRKGRIEEASELSNQMLRKGLVPTAVTYRTIIHWYCQMGRVEDLLQLLEKMLSRQKCRTAYNQVIEKLCNFGNLEEADKLLSKVLRTASKVDARTCQVLMESYMSKGIPLSAYKVACRMLNRNLIPDLKLCEKVSKKLVFEGKSEEANNLMLRFVERGKIQP